In Erigeron canadensis isolate Cc75 chromosome 6, C_canadensis_v1, whole genome shotgun sequence, the following are encoded in one genomic region:
- the LOC122603748 gene encoding DEAD-box ATP-dependent RNA helicase 37-like: MRTSWADAVDNAASGSDGYGVGGCSNKPAYVPPHLRNRPRTPEQVTGPATSNNVPLPGNDRLGYSGQTGGSRWATSRSDYGRTGYGTGGGRGGRANRGSSWGGRELEANPFGNDDVDEVVSSQESSGINFDAYEDIPVETSGVNVPPPVNTFAEIDLGEVLNLNIRRCKYVKPTPVQRYTIPISLAGRDLMACAQTGSGKTAAFCFPIISGIMRGQPVQRPHGFRTVFPLALILSPTRELSCQIHMEARKFAYQTGVKVVVVYGGAPINQQLRELERGVDILVATPGRLVDLLERAKVSLHMIRYLAVDEADRMLDMGFEPQIRKIVEQTDMPPPGGRQTMLFSATFPREIQRLASDFLSNYIFLTVGRVGSSTDLIVQRVEFVQETDKRSHLMDLLHAQKDNGSGKQPLTLVFVETKKGADSLEYWLCGNGFPATTIHGDRTQPERELALRSFKSGKTPILVATDVAARGLDIPDVSHVVNFDLPNDIDDYVHRIGRTGRAGKTGLATAFFNENNMSLAKPLADLMQEANQEVPQWLTRYASRAAYGGGGKNRRSGGRFGGRDFRKDNTFNRGMGGAMDYYGGGGGYGAAGAPSAWD; this comes from the exons atgaGAACCTCGTGGGCTGATGCTGTTGATAATGCAGCTTCGGGCTCTGATGGTTATGGGGTTGGAGGGTGTTCTAATAAACCTGCATATGTTCCGCCTCATCTTCGTAACAGGCCACGTACTCCTGAACAGGTGACGGGCCCAGCTACATCAAATAATGTGCCATTACCTGGTAACGATAGGTTAGGATATAGTGGACAAACGGGTGGGTCACGCTGGGCTACTTCTAGGTCAGATTATGGTAGGACGGGATACGGTACTGGCGGTGGTCGTGGTGGTCGGGCAAATAGAGGTAGTAGTTGGGGTGGTAGAGAATTGGAGGCTAACCCGTTTGGTAATGATGACGTAGATGAGGTTGTGTCATCTCAAGAAAGTAGTGGCATTAATTTTGATGCTTATGAGGATATTCCGGTTGAGACTAGTGGGGTTAATGTGCCGCCGCCTGTAAATACATTTGCTGAGATAGATTTAGGAGAAGTATTAAATCTTAACATTAGGAGGTGTAAATATGTCAAACCGACCCCTGTTCAACGGTATACAATTCCCATTTCTCTAGCGGGTCGAGATCTTATGGCTTGTGCTCAGACTGGGTCAGGAAAGACAGCTGCCTTTTGTTTTCCAATAATTAGTGGGATAATGAGAGGACAACCTGTACAAAGACCACATGGTTTTAGGACAGTATTTCCACTTGCTCTCATTCTATCTCCAACTAGGGAGCTCTCTTGTCAG ATACACATGGAAGCTCGAAAGTTTGCTTACCAAACAGGTGTCAAGGTAGTGGTTGTTTATGGAGGAGCACCGATTAATCAACAG TTACGAGAGCTTGAGAGAGGTGTAGATATCCTTGTGGCGACTCCTGGAAGATTAGTTGATTTGCTTGAGAGAGCAAAAGTTTCCTTGCACATGATAAGGTATTTAGCTGTTGATGAGGCAGATCGGATGTTGGATATGGGATTTGAGCCTCAGATAAGAAAAATAGTCGAACAAACTGACATGCCCCCACCCGGTGGAAGACAAACAATGTTGTTCAGTGCCACATTTCCTAGAGAAATCCAG AGACTTGCATCtgattttctttcaaattatatatttctgACCGTCGGACGTGTTGGTTCTAGTACTGATTTGATTGTCCAAAGGGTGGAGTTTGTTCAAGAAACTGATAAAAGGAGCCATCTTATGGACCTGCTTCACGCACAAAAGGATAATGGATCTGGCAAG CAACCACTTACGCTGGTTTTTGTTGAGACAAAGAAAGGAGCCGATTCTCTTGAATATTGGCTATGTGGTAACGGGTTTCCGGCTACTACCATTCATGGTGATAGAACACAGCCG GAAAGGGAGCTAGCATTGAGGTCATTCAAGAGTGGAAAGACTCCAATTCTTGTAGCCACTGACGTGGCAGCTCGTGGTCTTGATATCCCAGACGTATCTCATGTTGTCAACTTTGACCTCCCTAACGACATTGATGATTATGTACACCGGATAGGCCGAACAGGACGAGCTGGCAAGACAGGATTGGCTACAGCCTTCTTCAACGAGAACAACATGTCACTAGCAAAACCGCTAGCTGACCTGATGCAAGAAGCCAATCAAGAGGTACCTCAATGGCTGACTCGTTACGCCAGTCGGGCAGCTTACGGGGGTGGTGGTAAGAACAGGCGATCAGGAGGACGTTTTGGTGGGCGTGACTTCAGAAAGGATAATACTTTTAACAGGGGCATGGGTGGCGCCATGGATTACTATGGTGGTGGGGGTGGATATGGTGCGGCCGGTGCCCCCAGTGCCTGGGATTAA
- the LOC122604462 gene encoding uncharacterized protein LOC122604462, with protein MERYMDMNDKRHGSLESYAKMLNEKISNLNQKIDEGARNQQASIKELERRIDRWIEQNARKESSSPPRQIIHGSSSSNPSTSQKYQPQIGRNENVNAVFTEGNDCTEVSNYSCEVSNLVHVKREQNEGETNKNAILESAQELPAPLVTLQVQTSAVRSPQVAIQRCSNTTSAAQESVRPISGETLFSEGDVEVQFSAKYKIKDGNNSDRIEEVHNPDTLDDEAQLPQAFEYPGSFLIPCTINNEYFSSALADLGSSINVMLTVIYEKLTLCLLKPADMSIRLADQTYRQPKGIVERVHVRVNDLEFWTEFVVLDKCPL; from the coding sequence ATGGAGAGATACATGGACATGAACGACAAAAGGCACGGCTCCTTAGAAAGCTATGCAAAAATGCTCAATGAGAAAATAAGCAATCTCAATCAAAAGATTGACGAAGGAGCAAGGAATCAACAAGCCTCAATCAAGGAGCTGGAGAGAAGGATAGATAGGTGGATTGAGCAAAATGCAAGAAAGGAAAGCAGCTCTCCTCCAAGGCAAATCATCCACGGAAGCTCAAGCTCAAACCCTAGCACGAGTCAAAAGTACCAACCACAGATCGGACGGAATGAGAATGTGAACGCCGTGTTCACCGAAGGTAATGACTGTACTGAGGTTTCTAATTATTCTTGTGAAGTTTCAAATCTGGTACATGTCAAACGGGAGCAAAATGAAGGCGAAACGAACAAAAACGCAATTCTGGAATCTGCCCAGGAGCTACCAGCGCCACTGGTGACCCTCCAGGTGCAAACCAGCGCCGTTAGGAGCCCCCAGGTTGCCATCCAGCGCTGCTCAAACACAACCAGCGCCGCTCAGGAGTCCGTCAGACCAATTTCGGGTGAAACCTTGTTTTCGGAAGGAGATGTCGAGGTCCAGTTCAGTGCCAAATACAAAATCAAAGATGGGAACAACTCGGACAGAATTGAAGAAGTTCATAATCCCGACACGCTGGATGACGAAGCACAGCTGCCGCAAGCATTTGAatatccagggagttttcttatccCTTGCACTATTAATAATGAATACTTTTCGAGTGCATTAGCTGATTTAGGGTCAAGTATAAATGTCATGCTTACTGTGATTTATGAGAAACTTACCCTTTGTTTGCTAAAACCTGCTGACATGAGCATTCGGTTAGCTGATCAGACTTACCGACAACCCAAGGGGATTGTCGAACGAGTCCATGTCAGGGTTAATGATTTAGAATTTTGGACTGAATTTGTTGTACTTGATAAGTGTCCTCTTTGA
- the LOC122603765 gene encoding fibrillin-5, chloroplastic — MALKLIYPHQIPSASHVPTSYSSSSISTTILTTRPLSSSNKRRSSNSFTIQATAAGEEETSSNSKQASALIGKEYSLTITRLKSDIYNTLQGINRGIFGIPSEKKSEIEDIVKLLESLNPNPHPTLHLNKLGGCWKLIYSTITILGSKRTKLGLRDFITLGDFLQVIDVAKGKAVNVIKFNVRGLNLFSGELIVEASFNVTSKTRVDIHYSNSTIVPDQLMNMFRKNYDVLLGIFNPDGWLEITFVDDTLRIGRDNKGNIFILERSKETNP; from the exons ATGGCGTTGAAGCTCATCTATCCCCATCAAATCCCATCCGCTTCACACGTGCCTActtcttattcttcttcttcaatatcAACAACGATACTAACGACGAGACCACTCTCTTCTTCCAACAAAAGAAGATCATCCAATTCCTTCACCATTCAAGCTACTGCTGCCGGAGAAGAAGAAACAAGCAGCAACTCAAAACAAGCATCAGCTTTAATTGGGAAAGAATATTCTTTAACAATTACTCGACTAAAGTCGGACATTTACAACACTCTCCAAG GGATCAATAGAGGCATTTTCGGAATCCCGAGTGAGAAAAAGTCTGAAATTGAAGATATAGTCAAACTTTTGGAGTCTTTAAATCCAAATCCACACCCAACTCTTCATCTTAATAAG TTGGGTGGATGTTGGAAGTTGATATATAGTACAATAACAATATTGGGATCCAAAAGGACAAAGTTAGGATTGAGGGATTTTATCACTTTGGGAGACTTCCTTCAAGTTATCGATGTCGCTAAG GGGAAAGCAGTCAATGTGATCAAGTTTAATGTTAGAGGGCTTAACTTGTTCAGTGGGGAGCTAATAGTTGAGGCCTCCTTCAACGTTACTTCGAAAACA AGAGTGGACATCCATTACAGCAACTCAACTATTGTCCCTGATCAG TTGATGAACATGTTTCGTAAAAACTATGACGTCCTTCTTGGGATCTTCAACCCAGATGGTTGGTTAGAGATAAC ATTTGTGGACGATACCCTAAGAATAGGGAGGGATAATAAAGGCAACATCTTCATATTGGAGAGATCAAAGGAAACCAATCCCTGA
- the LOC122603568 gene encoding lipid phosphate phosphatase delta-like — MMIIIPTWQVSFLCGILTWIIMSSFFNLTHIIRSLIQSWVSSYVISSTPIILQIQKYQHTYLDGLFTGLSCVVSVPFYTGFLPLLFWSGHGKLARQMTLLMAFCDYAGNCIKDVVSAPRPASPLVRRLTVTEDEKENAMEYGLPSSHTLNTVCLSGYLLHYVLSYNENPAATFQLAAFAFVCLFVALIGLGRIYLGMHSVIDIIGGLVFGFAILHFWLCIHEHVDQFVVSGQNVTSFWIALSLLLLFAYPTPELPTPSFEYHTAFTGVALGIVTGVQQTYDHFHHEGVARVFTSQLPVAAFIGRILVGIPTILLVKFCAKALAKWILPITANALGIPIQSSGYVPALIASPTLKKSNEVKQSNEFLQKMLFYSNQDSFDVDTGIRLLQYAGLAWSVVDLVPTIFFHLNL; from the exons atgatgataataatacccACATGGCAAGTATCATTTTTATGTGGAATTTTAACATGGATTATTATGTCTTCATTTTTCAATCTTACCCACATAATTAGGTCTTTAATCCAATCATGGGTTTCTAGCTATGTAATCTCTAGTACACCTATCATTCTTCAAATTCAG AAATACCAACACACATATTTGGATGGGTTATTTACAGGGTTATCTTGTGTTGTTTCTGTTCCATTCTATACTGGTTTTCTTCCCTTGCTATTTTGG AGTGGACATGGGAAATTGGCAAGGCAAATGACCCTCTTGATGGCATTCTGTGATTATGCAGGAAACTGTATAAAG GATGTGGTGTCAGCTCCTAGACCAGCGTCACCTCTTGTGAGGAGATTGACAGTAACTGAAGATGAGAAAGAGAATGCAATGGAATATGGATTGCCTTCTTCACATACTCTTAACACCGTTTGCTTATCTGG GTACCTCTTGCATTATGTCTTGTCATACAATGAAAATCCAGCTGCAACCTTTCAGTTAGCAGCATTTGCATTTGTTTGCTTATTTGTTGCCCTTATTGGATTGG GAAGAATATATCTCGGCATGCATAGCGTGATTGATATTATTGGTGGCCTTGTGTTTGGATTTGCAATACTCCATTTTTGGCTATGTATTCATGAACACGTTGACCAGTTTGTTGTTTCGGGCCAAAATG TTACATCCTTTTGGATTGCTCTTAGCCTCTTGCTGCTATTTGCTTACCCGACACCAGAGTTGCCAACTCCAAGTTTTGAGTATCACACAGCATTTACCGGTGTGGCATTGGGAATT GTAACAGGGGTCCAGCAGACATATGATCACTTCCACCATGAAGGCGTGGCCCGTGTGTTCACATCTCAGCTCCCTGTCGCTGCATTTATCGGTAGGATCTTAGTTGGTATCCCAACCATACTGTTGGTCAAATTCTGCGCCAAAGCTTTAGCAAAATGGATTCTCCCTATTACAGCTAATGCATTAGGCATCCCTATACAATCTTCAGGGTACGTCCCAGCCTTGATCGCTTCCCCAACTCTTAAAAaatcaaacgaagtcaaacagtCAAATGAGTTTCTCCAGAAAATGCTGTTTTATAGTAATCAAGATTCATTCGATGTAGATACAGGTATACGGTTGCTTCAGTATGCTGGTCTTGCTTGGTCCGTGGTAGATCTTGTTCCTACAATATTTTTTCATCTCAATTTGTAA